From one Streptomyces sp. N50 genomic stretch:
- the atpD gene encoding F0F1 ATP synthase subunit beta, with the protein MTTTVETAVATGRVARVIGPVVDVEFPVDAMPEIYNALHVEVADPALDGAKKTLTLEVAQHLGDGLVRTISMQPTDGLVRQAAVTDTGTGITVPVGDFTKGKVFNTLGEVLNSDEKYTGERWSIHRKAPRFDELESKTEMFETGVKVIDLLTPYVKGGKIGLFGGAGVGKTVLIQEMIYRVANNHDGVSVFAGVGERTREGNDLIEEMADSGVIDKTALVFGQMDEPPGTRLRVALAGLTMAEYFRDVQNQDVLFFIDNIFRFTQAGSEVSTLLGRMPSAVGYQPNLADEMGLLQERITSTRGHSITSMQAIYVPADDLTDPAPATTFAHLDATTVLSRPISEKGIYPAVDPLDSTSRILDPRYIAAEHYNTAMRVKTVLQKYKDLQDIIAILGIDELGEEDKLTVHRARRVERFLSQNTHVAKQFTGVDGSDVPLDESIVAFNAIIDGEYDHFPEQAFFLCGGIEDLKANAKELGVS; encoded by the coding sequence ATGACGACGACAGTTGAGACGGCCGTTGCCACGGGCCGCGTCGCCCGGGTCATCGGCCCGGTCGTCGACGTGGAGTTCCCCGTCGACGCGATGCCGGAGATCTACAACGCTCTGCACGTCGAGGTGGCCGACCCGGCTCTCGACGGCGCGAAGAAGACGCTGACCCTGGAGGTCGCCCAGCACCTGGGTGACGGCCTGGTCCGCACCATCTCGATGCAGCCCACCGACGGTCTGGTCCGCCAGGCCGCCGTCACCGACACGGGCACGGGCATCACCGTCCCGGTCGGCGACTTCACCAAGGGCAAGGTGTTCAACACCCTCGGTGAGGTGCTGAACAGCGACGAGAAGTACACGGGCGAGCGCTGGTCCATCCACCGCAAGGCCCCGCGCTTCGACGAGCTCGAGTCGAAGACCGAGATGTTCGAGACCGGCGTCAAGGTCATCGACCTGCTGACCCCGTACGTCAAGGGCGGCAAGATCGGCCTGTTCGGCGGTGCCGGTGTCGGCAAGACGGTGCTCATCCAGGAGATGATCTACCGCGTCGCCAACAACCACGACGGTGTCTCCGTGTTCGCCGGTGTCGGCGAGCGCACCCGTGAGGGCAACGACCTCATCGAGGAGATGGCCGACTCGGGCGTCATCGACAAGACGGCCCTTGTCTTCGGCCAGATGGACGAGCCCCCGGGCACCCGTCTGCGCGTGGCCCTGGCCGGTCTGACCATGGCGGAGTACTTCCGCGATGTGCAGAACCAGGACGTGTTGTTCTTCATCGACAACATCTTCCGCTTCACGCAGGCCGGTTCCGAGGTCTCGACCCTGCTCGGCCGCATGCCCTCCGCGGTGGGCTACCAGCCGAACCTGGCCGACGAGATGGGTCTCCTCCAGGAGCGCATCACCTCGACCCGCGGTCACTCGATCACCTCGATGCAGGCGATCTACGTCCCCGCGGACGACCTGACCGACCCGGCCCCGGCCACCACGTTCGCCCACCTCGACGCGACGACGGTTCTGTCCCGTCCGATCTCCGAGAAGGGCATCTACCCGGCCGTGGACCCGCTGGACTCCACGTCCCGCATCCTCGACCCGCGGTACATCGCGGCGGAGCACTACAACACCGCGATGCGCGTCAAGACGGTCCTGCAGAAGTACAAGGACCTTCAGGACATCATCGCGATCCTCGGTATCGACGAGCTGGGCGAGGAGGACAAGCTCACCGTCCACCGTGCCCGTCGCGTGGAGCGCTTCCTGTCCCAGAACACCCACGTCGCCAAGCAGTTCACCGGCGTCGACGGGTCGGACGTCCCGCTGGACGAGTCGATCGTGGCCTTCAACGCGATCATCGACGGCGAGTACGACCACTTCCCGGAGCAGGCGTTCTTCCTCTGCGGTGGTATCGAGGACCTGAAGGCGAACGCGAAGGAGCTGGGCGTCTCCTGA
- a CDS encoding F0F1 ATP synthase subunit epsilon has product MAAELHVELVAADRQVWSGEATLVVARTTSGDIGVMPGHQPLLGVLESGPVTIRTSDGGTVVAAVHGGFISFADNKLSLLAEIAELSDEIDVQRVERELERAKAEGDESAERRADVRLRAVETR; this is encoded by the coding sequence TTGGCTGCTGAGCTGCATGTCGAGCTCGTCGCCGCGGACCGCCAGGTCTGGTCCGGCGAGGCCACCCTGGTCGTCGCGCGCACCACGTCCGGCGACATCGGCGTCATGCCCGGTCACCAGCCGCTGCTCGGTGTGCTGGAGTCGGGCCCGGTGACCATCCGCACGAGCGACGGCGGGACGGTCGTCGCGGCGGTGCACGGCGGTTTCATCTCGTTCGCGGACAACAAGCTGTCGCTGCTCGCCGAGATCGCCGAGCTGTCGGACGAGATCGACGTCCAGCGCGTGGAGCGGGAACTGGAGCGCGCGAAGGCGGAGGGCGACGAGTCCGCCGAGCGCCGCGCGGACGTCCGACTCCGTGCGGTGGAGACGCGCTGA
- a CDS encoding DUF2550 domain-containing protein: MVLALTACGIVVALVVLGLFVFGLRRRLIQRSGGTFDCSLRWDVPEKPDTNGKGWSYGVARYNGDRIEWYRVFSYAYRPRRTLERSAIEVAGRRLPEGEEELALLSDALILTCLHRGTRLELAMSEDALTGFLAWLEAAPPGQRVNVA; the protein is encoded by the coding sequence ATGGTCCTCGCTCTGACTGCGTGCGGAATTGTTGTCGCCCTGGTGGTACTGGGCCTGTTCGTCTTCGGCCTCCGCCGCAGACTCATCCAGCGCTCCGGCGGCACCTTCGACTGTTCGCTCCGCTGGGACGTCCCGGAGAAACCCGACACCAACGGCAAGGGCTGGAGCTACGGCGTCGCCCGCTACAACGGCGACCGCATCGAGTGGTACCGCGTCTTCTCCTACGCCTACCGCCCGCGCCGCACGCTGGAACGCTCGGCGATCGAGGTCGCCGGCCGCCGCCTCCCCGAGGGCGAGGAGGAGCTGGCCCTGCTCTCCGACGCGCTCATCCTGACCTGCCTGCACCGGGGCACGCGCCTCGAACTCGCCATGAGCGAAGACGCGTTGACGGGTTTCCTGGCCTGGCTGGAGGCCGCTCCTCCCGGCCAGCGGGTCAACGTCGCATGA
- a CDS encoding F0F1 ATP synthase subunit gamma: MGAQLRVYKRRIRSVTATKKITKAMEMIAASRVVKAHRKVQASTPYAKELTRAVTAVGTGSNTRHPLTTEAETPTRSAVLLLTSDRGLAGAFNSNAIKAAEQLTARLVAEGKEVDTYIVGRRGVAHYNFRERKISEQWTGFTDEPTYADAKKVAGPLIEAIELDTAEGGVDELHIVYTEFVSMMTQTPIDSRLLPLSLEEVAEEATPQGEILPLYDFEPSAEDVLDALLPRYVESRIYNALLQSAASKHAATRRAMKSATDNAGDLITTLSRLANAARQAEITQEISEIVGGSAALADATAGSDK; encoded by the coding sequence ATGGGAGCCCAGCTCCGGGTCTACAAGCGTCGCATCCGATCCGTCACCGCGACCAAGAAGATCACCAAGGCGATGGAGATGATCGCCGCCTCGCGCGTCGTCAAGGCGCACCGCAAGGTGCAGGCCTCGACGCCGTACGCGAAGGAACTGACGCGTGCGGTCACGGCGGTCGGTACGGGTTCCAACACCCGGCACCCGCTGACCACCGAGGCCGAGACGCCGACCCGTTCCGCGGTCCTGCTCCTCACGAGCGACCGCGGTCTGGCCGGCGCCTTCAACTCCAACGCCATCAAGGCCGCGGAGCAGCTGACCGCGCGTCTGGTCGCGGAGGGCAAGGAGGTCGACACGTACATCGTCGGCCGCCGCGGTGTCGCCCACTACAACTTCCGTGAGCGCAAGATCTCGGAGCAGTGGACCGGCTTCACCGACGAGCCCACGTACGCGGACGCGAAGAAGGTCGCGGGTCCGCTGATCGAGGCGATCGAGCTGGACACGGCGGAGGGCGGCGTGGACGAACTCCACATCGTCTACACCGAGTTCGTCTCGATGATGACGCAGACGCCGATCGACAGCCGGCTGCTGCCCCTCAGCCTCGAAGAGGTCGCGGAGGAAGCCACGCCCCAGGGCGAGATCCTTCCGCTGTACGACTTCGAGCCGTCGGCGGAGGACGTCCTGGACGCCCTGCTGCCGCGGTACGTCGAGAGCCGTATCTACAACGCGCTGCTCCAGTCGGCTGCCTCCAAGCACGCCGCCACCCGCCGCGCGATGAAGTCGGCGACCGACAACGCGGGAGACCTGATCACCACGCTCTCCCGTCTTGCCAACGCGGCCCGCCAGGCCGAAATCACCCAGGAAATCAGCGAGATCGTCGGTGGCTCCGCAGCCCTGGCCGACGCGACCGCGGGGAGTGACAAGTAA
- the atpB gene encoding F0F1 ATP synthase subunit A — translation MKEPAVSADPTQVLAFETDCHIFDGCGFPAPGLHSFLFKPLLGDGDSNVYFNKPMLLALIGSVIVVGFFWAAFRKPKVVPGKLQMVAESGYDFIRRGVVYETIGKKEGEKYVPLVVSLFFFIWMMNLWSIVPVAQFPVTSIIAYPIVLAAIVYITWVSLTFKRHGFVGAFKNFSGYDKSLGAVLPLAMGIELLSNLIVRPFTHAVRLFANMFAGHTLLLLFTIASWYLLNGIGIAYAGVSFVMVIVMTAFELFIQALQAYVFVLLTCTFIQGALAENH, via the coding sequence CTGAAGGAGCCCGCGGTGAGTGCTGACCCGACGCAGGTGCTCGCCTTCGAGACCGACTGCCACATCTTCGACGGCTGTGGCTTCCCGGCTCCCGGCCTGCACTCGTTCCTGTTCAAGCCCCTTCTGGGGGACGGCGACAGCAACGTGTACTTCAACAAGCCGATGCTGCTGGCGCTGATCGGCTCGGTCATCGTCGTCGGTTTCTTCTGGGCCGCCTTCCGCAAGCCGAAGGTCGTTCCCGGCAAGCTGCAGATGGTCGCCGAGTCCGGCTACGACTTCATCCGCCGCGGAGTCGTCTACGAGACGATCGGAAAGAAGGAGGGCGAGAAGTACGTACCGCTGGTCGTCTCGCTGTTCTTCTTCATCTGGATGATGAACCTCTGGTCGATCGTCCCGGTCGCCCAGTTCCCGGTGACGTCGATCATCGCGTACCCCATCGTCCTCGCGGCGATCGTGTACATCACCTGGGTCTCGCTGACGTTCAAGCGGCACGGATTCGTCGGCGCCTTCAAGAACTTCAGCGGTTACGACAAGTCGCTCGGCGCGGTTCTCCCGCTGGCGATGGGCATCGAGCTGCTCTCGAACCTGATCGTCCGGCCGTTCACGCACGCGGTGCGACTCTTCGCGAACATGTTCGCGGGCCACACCCTGCTGCTGCTCTTCACGATCGCCAGCTGGTACCTGCTCAACGGCATCGGCATCGCCTACGCGGGTGTCTCGTTCGTCATGGTCATCGTGATGACGGCCTTCGAACTCTTCATCCAGGCCCTGCAGGCGTATGTCTTCGTGCTGCTGACCTGCACCTTCATCCAGGGCGCGCTCGCCGAGAACCACTGA
- a CDS encoding F0F1 ATP synthase subunit delta, with translation MNGASREALAAARERLDALTDSTSVNAAQLADELAAVTALLGREVSLRRVLTDPAQDGEAKAQLAERLLGGQVGGSALDLLSGMVRSRWSQSRDLVDALEELAATADLTAAQQSGELDDVEDELFRFGRIVSSNTGLRAALTNRAAGTAAKSELLTSLLGGRAKPTTERLVTRLVTAPRGRSLEAGLESLSKLAAERRSRLVAVVTTAVPLSDPQKQRLGAALAKLYGRHMHLNIDVDPEVLGGIRVQVGDEVINGSIADRLDDAARRMAS, from the coding sequence ATGAACGGAGCGAGCCGCGAGGCCCTGGCAGCCGCACGTGAGCGTCTCGACGCGCTGACGGACTCCACGTCCGTGAACGCGGCGCAGCTCGCCGACGAGCTGGCCGCCGTCACCGCGCTGCTCGGCCGTGAGGTGTCGTTGCGTCGGGTCCTCACCGACCCGGCGCAGGACGGCGAGGCCAAGGCCCAGCTTGCCGAGCGCCTGCTCGGCGGCCAGGTCGGCGGCTCCGCCCTCGACCTGCTGTCCGGCATGGTGCGCTCCCGCTGGTCGCAGTCCCGCGACCTGGTGGACGCGCTGGAGGAGCTGGCGGCCACCGCCGACCTCACCGCGGCCCAGCAGTCGGGCGAGCTCGACGACGTCGAGGACGAGCTGTTCCGGTTCGGCCGGATCGTCTCCTCGAACACCGGACTGCGCGCCGCGCTGACCAACCGCGCCGCCGGCACCGCGGCCAAGAGCGAGCTGCTCACCAGCCTGCTCGGCGGCCGTGCCAAGCCGACCACCGAGCGACTGGTGACCCGCCTGGTGACCGCGCCCCGGGGACGTAGCCTGGAAGCGGGACTCGAGTCCCTGTCCAAGCTCGCCGCCGAGCGCCGCAGCCGCCTGGTCGCGGTCGTCACCACGGCGGTCCCGCTGAGCGACCCGCAGAAGCAGCGCCTGGGCGCCGCCCTCGCGAAGCTCTACGGCCGCCACATGCACCTGAACATCGACGTGGACCCCGAGGTCCTCGGCGGTATCCGGGTGCAGGTCGGCGACGAGGTCATCAACGGCTCCATCGCGGACCGGCTCGATGACGCCGCCCGCCGCATGGCGAGCTAG
- a CDS encoding 3-hydroxyacyl-CoA dehydrogenase family protein translates to MARKLAVIGAGLMGSGIAQVSAQAGWDVVLRDVTDEALKRGTDGIKASYDKFVSKGKLEAHDADAALGRITATTDLDAVADADIVVEAVFEKLEIKHEIFRALDKIVREDAVLASNTSAIPITKIAAVTERPERVVGTHFFSPVPMMGLCELVRGYKTSDETLATAREFAESVGKTCIVVNRDVAGFVTTRLISALVVEAAKLYESGVATAEDIDLACKLGFGHAMGPLATADLTGVDILLHATSNIYTESQDEKFAPPELMRRMVDAGDIGRKSGQGFYKH, encoded by the coding sequence GTGGCACGGAAGCTTGCCGTCATCGGCGCCGGACTCATGGGTTCCGGTATCGCCCAGGTCTCCGCGCAGGCGGGCTGGGACGTCGTCCTGCGCGATGTCACCGACGAAGCCCTGAAGCGTGGCACCGACGGCATCAAGGCCTCGTACGACAAGTTCGTGAGCAAGGGGAAGCTGGAGGCGCACGACGCCGACGCCGCCCTTGGACGCATCACCGCGACCACCGATCTCGACGCCGTCGCCGACGCGGACATCGTCGTCGAGGCCGTCTTCGAGAAGCTCGAGATCAAGCACGAGATCTTCCGCGCCCTGGACAAGATCGTGCGCGAGGACGCCGTCCTCGCCTCCAACACCTCCGCCATCCCGATCACGAAGATCGCGGCCGTGACGGAGCGTCCGGAGCGCGTCGTAGGGACGCACTTCTTCTCGCCGGTCCCGATGATGGGCCTGTGCGAGCTGGTGCGCGGATACAAGACGAGCGACGAAACCCTCGCCACCGCAAGGGAGTTCGCCGAATCCGTCGGCAAGACCTGCATCGTCGTCAACCGGGACGTCGCCGGTTTCGTGACGACCCGTCTCATCTCGGCGCTCGTCGTCGAGGCGGCGAAGTTGTACGAGTCGGGCGTCGCCACCGCCGAGGACATCGACCTCGCCTGCAAGCTGGGCTTCGGCCACGCGATGGGCCCGCTGGCCACCGCGGACCTCACCGGCGTCGACATCCTGCTGCACGCGACGAGCAACATCTACACCGAGTCACAGGACGAGAAGTTCGCCCCGCCGGAGCTGATGCGCCGAATGGTGGACGCCGGTGACATCGGACGCAAGAGCGGGCAGGGCTTCTACAAGCACTGA
- a CDS encoding cob(I)yrinic acid a,c-diamide adenosyltransferase, giving the protein MVNLTRIYTRTGDQGTTALGDMSRVAKTDVRISAYADTNEANAAIGTAIALGALPEDIVKVLTRVQNDLFDVGADLCTPVVENPEFPPLRVEQFYIDKLESDCDHFNEQLEKLRSFILPGGTPGAALLHQACTVVRRAERSTWAALEVHAEVMNPLTATYLNRLSDLLFILARSANKEAGDVLWVPGGER; this is encoded by the coding sequence ATGGTCAATCTGACGCGCATCTACACCAGGACCGGCGACCAGGGCACCACCGCCCTCGGCGACATGAGCCGGGTCGCCAAGACGGACGTCCGCATCTCGGCGTACGCCGACACGAACGAGGCGAACGCGGCGATCGGCACGGCCATCGCCCTCGGCGCCCTCCCCGAGGACATCGTCAAGGTCCTCACCCGCGTCCAGAACGACCTCTTCGACGTGGGCGCGGACCTGTGCACGCCGGTGGTGGAGAACCCGGAGTTCCCGCCCCTGAGGGTCGAGCAGTTCTACATCGACAAACTGGAGTCGGACTGCGACCACTTCAACGAGCAGCTGGAGAAACTCCGCTCCTTCATCCTGCCCGGCGGCACCCCGGGCGCGGCCCTGCTCCACCAGGCGTGCACGGTCGTACGGCGGGCGGAGCGCTCGACGTGGGCGGCCCTTGAGGTGCACGCCGAGGTGATGAACCCCCTGACGGCGACCTACCTGAACCGCCTCTCCGATCTCCTGTTCATCCTGGCGCGGTCCGCCAACAAGGAGGCGGGGGACGTCCTTTGGGTGCCCGGCGGGGAGCGCTGA
- a CDS encoding glycoside hydrolase family 18 chitinase yields the protein MRFRHRAVAGFTTLLLPLAALVGLAAPAEAASTATATFTKSSDWGTGFGGQWTVKNTGTSAISSWTVEWDFPSGTSVTSAWDADVTSSGNHWTAKNKSYNGTIAAGASVSFGFNGAGSGSPSNCLLNGGSCDGGTTVPGDAAPSAPGTPTASSITDTSVNLSWSAATDDKGVKNYDVLRDGTKVATVTTTSYTNTGLTAGTDYSYTVQARDTADQTGPVSGSVAVHTTGGSTTPPTTGSKVKLGYLTEWGTYQRNYQVKNLVTSGSAAKITHINYAFGNVTNGQCAIGDAYADYQKTFTADQSVSGVADTWDQPIAGNFNQLRELKAKYPNIKILWSFGGWTWSGGFAQAAANPTAFANSCYNLVEDPRWADVFDGIDIDWEYPNACGLTCDTSGAAAYKNLMQALRAKFGSNNLVTAATTADGTSGGKIDAADYAGAAQYVDWYNVMSYDFFGAFNPTGPTAPHSPLTTYSGIPTPGFTTADAIAKFKSKGVPANKLLIGIGFYGRGWTGVTQAAPGGSATGPAAGTYEQGIEDYKVLKTSCPATGTIAGTAYAYCGNNWWSYDTPSTIAGKMSWAKTQGLGGAFFWDFSGDTSNGELVTAINSGLS from the coding sequence ATGCGCTTCAGACATCGAGCAGTTGCCGGGTTCACGACCCTGCTGCTTCCGCTCGCCGCTCTCGTCGGTCTGGCGGCCCCCGCCGAGGCCGCCTCGACCGCGACCGCCACCTTCACCAAGTCCAGCGACTGGGGCACCGGGTTCGGCGGGCAGTGGACCGTCAAGAACACCGGTACCAGCGCGATCAGTTCATGGACGGTCGAGTGGGACTTCCCCTCCGGCACGTCCGTCACCTCCGCCTGGGACGCGGACGTCACCAGCTCCGGCAACCACTGGACCGCGAAGAACAAGTCCTACAACGGCACCATCGCCGCGGGCGCCTCCGTCTCCTTCGGCTTCAACGGCGCCGGCAGCGGCTCGCCCTCCAACTGTCTGCTCAACGGCGGCAGTTGTGACGGCGGCACCACCGTCCCCGGTGACGCGGCCCCCTCCGCGCCCGGCACCCCCACCGCCTCCTCGATCACCGACACCTCGGTGAACCTCTCCTGGAGCGCGGCCACCGACGACAAGGGCGTCAAGAACTACGACGTCCTGCGCGACGGCACCAAGGTCGCCACCGTGACGACGACGTCGTACACGAACACCGGCCTGACCGCCGGCACCGACTACTCGTACACCGTGCAGGCCCGCGACACCGCCGACCAGACCGGACCGGTCAGCGGCTCGGTCGCCGTGCACACCACGGGCGGCAGCACCACTCCCCCGACCACCGGCTCCAAGGTCAAGCTCGGGTACCTCACCGAGTGGGGCACGTACCAGCGCAACTACCAGGTCAAGAACCTGGTGACCTCCGGCTCGGCCGCGAAGATCACGCACATCAACTACGCCTTCGGCAACGTCACCAACGGGCAGTGCGCGATCGGTGACGCCTACGCCGACTACCAGAAGACGTTCACCGCCGACCAGTCGGTCAGCGGCGTCGCCGACACCTGGGACCAGCCGATCGCGGGCAACTTCAACCAGCTGCGCGAGCTGAAGGCCAAGTACCCGAACATCAAGATCCTCTGGTCCTTCGGCGGCTGGACCTGGTCCGGCGGCTTCGCGCAGGCGGCGGCCAACCCGACCGCGTTCGCCAACTCCTGCTACAACCTGGTCGAGGACCCGCGCTGGGCCGACGTCTTCGACGGCATCGACATCGACTGGGAGTACCCGAACGCCTGCGGCCTGACCTGCGACACCAGCGGCGCGGCGGCCTACAAGAACCTGATGCAGGCCCTGCGCGCCAAGTTCGGCAGCAACAACCTGGTCACCGCGGCCACCACGGCCGACGGCACCTCCGGCGGCAAGATCGACGCCGCCGACTACGCGGGCGCGGCCCAGTACGTCGACTGGTACAACGTGATGTCGTACGACTTCTTCGGCGCCTTCAACCCGACCGGCCCCACCGCCCCGCACTCCCCGCTCACCACCTACAGCGGCATCCCGACCCCCGGCTTCACCACGGCCGACGCGATCGCCAAGTTCAAGTCGAAGGGCGTCCCCGCGAACAAGCTGCTCATCGGCATCGGCTTCTACGGCAGAGGCTGGACCGGCGTGACCCAGGCCGCACCCGGCGGCTCGGCGACCGGCCCGGCGGCGGGCACCTACGAGCAGGGCATCGAGGACTACAAGGTCCTCAAGACGTCCTGCCCGGCCACCGGCACGATCGCCGGCACGGCGTACGCCTACTGCGGCAACAACTGGTGGTCCTACGACACCCCGAGCACGATCGCCGGAAAGATGAGCTGGGCCAAGACCCAGGGTCTGGGCGGCGCGTTCTTCTGGGACTTCAGCGGCGACACCAGCAACGGTGAGCTGGTGACCGCCATCAACAGCGGGCTGAGCTGA
- a CDS encoding F0F1 ATP synthase subunit B — translation MSQLLILAAEKENPLVPPIPELVIGLIAFVIVFGFLAKKLLPNINKVLDERREAIEGGIEKAEAAQTEAQSVLEQYKAQLAEARHEAARLRQEAQEQGATLIAEMRAEGQRQREEIVAAGHTQIDADRKAASQALRQDVGKLATDLAGKLVGESLEDHARQSRVIDRFLDELEEKAEAAR, via the coding sequence ATGAGCCAGCTGCTCATTCTGGCGGCCGAGAAGGAGAACCCTCTCGTCCCGCCGATCCCCGAGCTTGTCATCGGCCTGATCGCCTTCGTCATCGTCTTCGGCTTCCTCGCCAAGAAGCTCCTCCCGAACATCAACAAGGTTCTGGACGAGCGGCGCGAGGCCATCGAGGGCGGTATCGAGAAGGCCGAGGCCGCCCAGACCGAGGCACAGAGCGTTCTCGAGCAGTACAAGGCTCAGCTCGCCGAGGCCCGGCACGAGGCCGCGCGACTGCGCCAGGAGGCGCAGGAGCAGGGCGCCACGCTCATCGCCGAGATGCGCGCGGAAGGCCAGCGGCAGCGCGAGGAGATCGTCGCCGCCGGTCACACGCAGATCGACGCCGACCGCAAGGCCGCTTCGCAGGCGCTGCGCCAGGACGTGGGCAAGCTCGCCACCGACCTGGCCGGCAAGCTCGTCGGCGAGTCCCTCGAGGACCACGCCCGGCAGAGCCGCGTGATCGACCGTTTCCTCGATGAACTCGAGGAGAAGGCCGAGGCCGCACGATGA
- a CDS encoding F0F1 ATP synthase subunit C, with the protein MAAIETLAAVGGSLGSIGYGLAAIGPGVGVGIIFGNGTQALARQPEAAGLIRANQILGFAFCEALALIGLVMPFVYGT; encoded by the coding sequence ATGGCTGCCATTGAGACCCTCGCCGCCGTCGGCGGTTCGCTCGGTTCGATCGGCTACGGCCTCGCCGCCATCGGTCCCGGCGTCGGCGTCGGCATCATCTTCGGTAACGGCACCCAGGCTCTGGCCCGTCAGCCCGAAGCTGCCGGCCTGATCCGTGCCAACCAGATCCTCGGCTTCGCCTTCTGTGAGGCGCTCGCCCTCATCGGTCTGGTCATGCCGTTCGTCTACGGCACCTGA
- the atpA gene encoding F0F1 ATP synthase subunit alpha: MAELTIRPEEIRDALENFVQSYKPDAASREEVGTVTLAGDGIAKVEGLPSAMANELLKFEDGTLGLALNLEEREIGTVILGEFSGVEEGQPVTRTGEVLSVAVGEGYLGRVVDPLGNPIDGLGEIETTGRRALELQAPGVMVRKSVHEPMETGYKAVDAMTPIGRGQRQLIIGDRQTGKTALAVDTIINQRDNWRSGDVNKQVRCIYVAIGQKGSTIASVRGALEEAGALEYTTIVAAPASDPAGFKYLAPYTGSAIGQHWMYDGKHVLIIFDDLSKQADAYRAVSLLLRRPPGREAYPGDVFYLHSRLLERCAKLSDEMGKGSMTGLPIVETKANDVSAFIPTNVISITDGQCFLESDLFNAGQRPALNVGISVSRVGGSAQHKAMKQVSGRLRLDLAQYRELEAFAAFGSDLDAASKAQLERGQRLVELLKQPQYQPMPTEDQVVSVWSATTGKMDDVPVEDIRRFEKELLEYLHRKEQGLMTSIKEGGKMSDDTLTAAADAITEFKKQFETSDGKLLGEDAPAAAK; the protein is encoded by the coding sequence ATGGCGGAGCTCACGATCCGGCCGGAGGAGATCCGGGACGCGCTGGAGAACTTCGTCCAGTCGTACAAGCCGGACGCGGCCTCGCGCGAGGAGGTCGGTACGGTCACCCTTGCCGGCGACGGCATCGCGAAGGTCGAGGGCCTGCCCTCGGCCATGGCCAACGAACTGCTGAAGTTCGAGGACGGCACCCTCGGTCTCGCGCTCAACCTCGAAGAGCGTGAGATCGGTACCGTCATCCTCGGCGAGTTCAGCGGTGTCGAGGAGGGCCAGCCGGTCACCCGCACCGGAGAGGTCCTGTCCGTCGCCGTCGGCGAGGGCTACCTCGGCCGTGTCGTCGACCCGCTCGGCAACCCGATCGACGGCCTCGGCGAGATCGAGACCACCGGCCGCCGCGCCCTGGAGCTGCAGGCCCCGGGCGTCATGGTCCGCAAGTCGGTGCACGAGCCGATGGAGACGGGCTACAAGGCCGTCGACGCGATGACCCCGATCGGCCGCGGCCAGCGTCAGCTGATCATCGGCGACCGCCAGACGGGCAAGACCGCCCTGGCCGTCGACACGATCATCAACCAGCGCGACAACTGGCGCTCGGGCGACGTGAACAAGCAGGTCCGCTGCATCTACGTCGCCATCGGTCAGAAGGGCTCCACCATCGCCTCCGTGCGTGGTGCGCTCGAAGAGGCCGGCGCGCTGGAGTACACGACCATCGTCGCCGCCCCGGCGTCCGACCCGGCCGGCTTCAAGTACCTTGCGCCGTACACCGGTTCGGCCATCGGCCAGCACTGGATGTACGACGGCAAGCACGTCCTCATCATCTTCGACGACCTCTCGAAGCAGGCCGACGCCTACCGCGCCGTGTCCCTGCTGCTGCGCCGTCCGCCGGGCCGCGAGGCCTACCCGGGTGACGTCTTCTACCTGCACTCCCGTCTGCTGGAGCGCTGCGCGAAGCTCTCCGACGAGATGGGCAAGGGCTCGATGACCGGTCTGCCGATCGTCGAGACCAAGGCCAACGACGTGTCGGCGTTCATCCCGACCAACGTCATCTCCATCACCGACGGCCAGTGCTTCCTGGAGTCGGACCTCTTCAACGCCGGTCAGCGCCCCGCGCTGAACGTCGGTATCTCCGTCTCCCGAGTCGGTGGTTCCGCGCAGCACAAGGCGATGAAGCAGGTCTCCGGCCGACTGCGCCTCGACCTCGCCCAGTACCGCGAGCTGGAGGCGTTCGCCGCCTTCGGTTCCGACCTGGACGCCGCGTCGAAGGCCCAGCTGGAGCGCGGTCAGCGCCTGGTCGAGCTGCTCAAGCAGCCGCAGTACCAGCCGATGCCCACCGAGGACCAGGTCGTCTCCGTGTGGTCCGCGACCACCGGCAAGATGGACGACGTACCGGTCGAGGACATCCGCCGCTTCGAGAAGGAGCTCCTGGAGTACCTGCACCGCAAGGAGCAGGGCCTCATGACCTCCATCAAGGAGGGCGGCAAGATGTCGGACGACACCCTCACCGCCGCCGCGGACGCGATCACCGAGTTCAAGAAGCAGTTCGAGACCTCGGACGGCAAGCTCCTCGGCGAGGACGCCCCGGCCGCGGCCAAGTGA